One Pantoea eucalypti genomic region harbors:
- the cyoB gene encoding cytochrome o ubiquinol oxidase subunit I yields the protein MFGKLTLDAVPYHEPIIMVTVAAILIGGAALVAAITYFGKWKYLWSEWLTSIDHKRLGIMYIIMAFVMLIRGFADAIMMRTQQVMASAGEAGILPPHHYDQIFTAHGVIMIFFVAMPFVVGLMNIAVPLQIGARDVAFPFLNNLSFWFTAVGVILVNLSLGVGEFAQTGWLAYPPLSGAEYSPGVGVDYWIWSLQLSGIGTTLTGINFFVTILKMRAPGMSLFKMPVFTWTALCTNVLIIAAFPVLTVTLALLTLDRYLGFHFFTNEMGGNMMMYVNLIWVWGHPEVYILVLPVFGVFAEITATFSKKRLFGYTSLVWATIAITVLSFIVWLHHFFTMGAGANVNAFFGIMTMIIAIPTGVKIFNWLFTMYQGRIQMHSAMLWTVGFLVTFSVGGMTGVLLAVPGADFILHNSLFLIAHFHNVIIGGVVFGCMAGVTYWFPKAFGFTLNETWGKRAFWFWIIGFFVAFMPLYALGFMGMTRRLSQDIDPQFHPLLVVAAVGAGLIAMGILCQLTMFYVSVRDRDQNRDVTGDPWGGRTLEWATSSPPPFYNFAVIPHVHERDAFWEMKEKGEAYKQPASYEEIHMPKNSGAAIVICAFATVMGFALIWHIWWMAGLSFLGMIVTWIVKSFDEDVDYYVPVAEVQKIENQHFDEISKAGLK from the coding sequence ATGTTCGGAAAATTAACACTTGATGCAGTGCCGTACCATGAGCCGATTATCATGGTTACGGTTGCCGCTATCCTGATAGGTGGTGCGGCGCTGGTCGCTGCGATTACCTATTTTGGTAAGTGGAAATATCTGTGGTCTGAATGGCTGACGTCAATCGACCACAAACGCCTGGGTATCATGTACATCATCATGGCATTCGTCATGCTGATTCGTGGTTTCGCTGATGCCATTATGATGCGTACCCAGCAGGTTATGGCTTCGGCCGGTGAAGCGGGCATTCTGCCACCGCACCACTACGACCAGATCTTTACCGCGCACGGCGTGATTATGATCTTCTTCGTGGCGATGCCTTTCGTGGTTGGCCTGATGAACATCGCCGTTCCGTTGCAGATTGGTGCACGTGACGTCGCGTTCCCGTTCCTGAACAACCTGAGCTTCTGGTTTACTGCGGTCGGTGTGATCCTGGTTAACCTGTCGCTGGGCGTGGGCGAGTTCGCACAGACCGGCTGGCTGGCTTATCCGCCGCTTTCCGGCGCGGAGTACAGTCCCGGCGTCGGGGTCGATTACTGGATCTGGAGCCTTCAGCTTTCAGGTATTGGTACGACCTTAACCGGTATTAACTTCTTCGTGACTATCCTGAAGATGCGCGCACCGGGCATGAGCCTGTTCAAAATGCCGGTCTTTACCTGGACCGCGCTGTGCACCAACGTCCTGATCATCGCTGCGTTCCCGGTTCTGACCGTGACCCTGGCGCTGTTGACCCTTGATCGTTATCTCGGCTTCCATTTCTTCACCAATGAAATGGGCGGGAACATGATGATGTACGTCAACCTGATCTGGGTCTGGGGCCATCCGGAAGTGTATATCCTGGTACTGCCGGTGTTTGGTGTGTTCGCAGAGATTACCGCGACCTTCTCCAAAAAACGTCTGTTTGGTTATACCTCTCTGGTGTGGGCGACCATCGCCATTACCGTGCTGTCGTTTATCGTCTGGTTGCACCACTTCTTCACCATGGGTGCAGGTGCCAACGTTAACGCCTTCTTCGGTATCATGACGATGATCATCGCGATTCCGACCGGGGTTAAAATCTTTAACTGGCTGTTCACCATGTATCAGGGCCGCATTCAGATGCACTCTGCCATGTTGTGGACCGTTGGCTTCCTGGTAACCTTCTCTGTAGGGGGTATGACCGGCGTACTGCTGGCCGTTCCGGGCGCTGACTTTATTCTGCATAACAGCCTGTTCCTGATTGCTCACTTCCACAACGTTATCATCGGTGGTGTGGTCTTCGGTTGTATGGCAGGCGTGACCTACTGGTTCCCGAAAGCATTCGGCTTCACCCTGAACGAAACCTGGGGTAAGCGCGCATTCTGGTTCTGGATCATTGGCTTTTTCGTTGCCTTTATGCCGCTGTACGCACTGGGCTTCATGGGCATGACCCGTCGTCTGAGCCAGGATATCGATCCACAGTTCCACCCTCTTCTGGTGGTTGCGGCGGTCGGTGCTGGTCTGATTGCAATGGGTATCCTGTGTCAGCTGACCATGTTCTACGTTTCAGTACGTGACCGTGATCAGAACCGTGATGTGACAGGTGACCCGTGGGGCGGTCGTACGCTGGAGTGGGCAACCTCTTCACCACCACCGTTCTATAACTTTGCTGTCATCCCACATGTGCATGAGCGTGATGCTTTCTGGGAAATGAAAGAGAAAGGCGAAGCGTACAAACAGCCGGCATCTTATGAAGAGATTCATATGCCGAAAAACAGTGGTGCTGCAATCGTCATCTGCGCATTCGCTACTGTAATGGGCTTCGCGCTGATCTGGCATATCTGGTGGATGGCTGGTCTTTCCTTCCTCGGCATGATCGTTACCTGGATCGTGAAGAGCTTCGACGAAGACGTGGATTACTACGTTCCGGTTGCTGAAGTTCAGAAGATTGAAAACCAGCACTTTGACGAAATCAGCAAAGCAGGTCTGAAATAA
- the bolA gene encoding transcriptional regulator BolA — protein sequence MIREQIEEKLRVAFQPAHLEVHDESYRHNVPAGSESHFKVVIVSDCFAGQRFLARHRLIYGELAAELAGSVHALALHTYTLKEWEGLQDTVLASPNCRGAGTLA from the coding sequence ATGATCCGCGAACAAATAGAAGAAAAGCTGCGTGTGGCATTTCAGCCAGCTCATCTGGAAGTGCATGACGAAAGCTACCGGCACAACGTTCCTGCCGGCTCAGAAAGTCACTTCAAAGTGGTCATTGTCAGCGACTGTTTTGCAGGCCAGCGCTTTCTGGCGCGTCATCGCTTAATTTATGGCGAGCTGGCGGCTGAATTAGCGGGCAGCGTTCATGCCTTAGCCCTGCATACTTACACACTGAAAGAGTGGGAAGGATTGCAGGATACCGTACTGGCTTCGCCTAACTGCCGCGGTGCCGGTACACTCGCCTGA
- a CDS encoding cytochrome o ubiquinol oxidase subunit IV, whose amino-acid sequence MSHSVNEHGASHGSVKSYMIGFILSIILTAIPFWMVMDGSASHGTILGVVLVCAVIQVLVHLVYFLHLDSKSEGGWNMVAIVFSAIIILIVVVGSLWIMWNLNYNMMPH is encoded by the coding sequence ATGAGTCATTCTGTTAACGAACATGGCGCTTCACACGGTAGCGTGAAGTCCTACATGATCGGCTTCATCCTCTCTATCATCCTGACGGCCATCCCGTTCTGGATGGTAATGGATGGCAGTGCATCTCACGGTACTATCCTCGGTGTTGTTCTGGTTTGTGCGGTAATCCAGGTGCTGGTTCACCTGGTCTACTTCCTGCACTTAGACAGCAAATCTGAGGGTGGCTGGAACATGGTAGCCATTGTTTTCTCGGCCATCATCATCCTGATTGTCGTAGTGGGCTCACTGTGGATCATGTGGAACCTCAACTACAACATGATGCCTCACTAA
- the cyoA gene encoding cytochrome o ubiquinol oxidase subunit II: protein MRLSKYNKSLGILSLIAGTLLMSGCDSALLNPKGQIALEQRSLILTAFGLMLIVVIPAVLMAVVFAWKYRASNTNAKYSPNWSHSNKVEAVVWTIPILIIIFLSVLTWKSTHALEPSKPLQSDVKPVEIDVVALDWKWLFIYPEQGIATVNQIAFPANTPVNFKITSNSVMNSFFIPTLGSQIYAMAGMQTKLHLIANEPGIFDGISANFSGRGFSGMKFKAIATKDDAEFQQWVAKVKAAPNTLTTMDDFEKVAVPSENHPVEYFSSADPKLFMQVIDKFKMSHGKMDMPQHEGMDMSHAASAGAEE from the coding sequence ATGAGACTCAGTAAATACAATAAAAGTTTGGGGATTTTGTCATTAATTGCAGGCACTTTATTAATGAGTGGCTGCGATAGTGCATTGTTAAATCCCAAAGGACAGATTGCACTGGAGCAACGTTCGCTGATACTGACTGCCTTTGGCCTGATGTTGATCGTCGTGATTCCCGCAGTCCTGATGGCCGTGGTGTTTGCCTGGAAATATCGGGCATCCAACACGAATGCGAAGTACAGCCCTAACTGGTCACACTCTAACAAAGTGGAAGCCGTGGTCTGGACCATTCCGATCCTGATCATTATCTTCCTCAGTGTGCTGACCTGGAAATCGACCCACGCACTGGAGCCCAGCAAACCGCTGCAATCTGATGTGAAACCGGTTGAGATCGATGTGGTTGCACTGGACTGGAAATGGTTGTTCATTTACCCGGAGCAGGGTATTGCGACCGTGAACCAGATTGCCTTCCCGGCAAACACTCCGGTGAACTTCAAAATTACGTCTAACTCCGTCATGAATTCTTTCTTCATCCCAACGCTCGGCAGCCAGATTTATGCGATGGCTGGTATGCAGACCAAACTGCATCTGATTGCGAATGAGCCGGGAATTTTCGACGGTATCTCTGCGAACTTCAGTGGTCGTGGTTTCTCTGGCATGAAGTTTAAAGCCATTGCAACCAAAGACGATGCGGAATTCCAGCAGTGGGTGGCTAAAGTTAAAGCAGCCCCTAACACGCTGACTACTATGGATGATTTCGAGAAAGTGGCTGTGCCAAGCGAAAATCACCCGGTGGAATATTTCTCTTCAGCTGATCCTAAATTGTTCATGCAAGTCATCGACAAGTTCAAGATGAGCCACGGGAAAATGGACATGCCACAGCATGAAGGTATGGACATGAGTCACGCCGCTTCCGCGGGAGCCGAGGAATAA
- a CDS encoding MFS transporter produces MNDNKMTPVELRATWGLGTVFSLRMLGMFMVLPVLTTYGMALQGASETLIGLAIGIYGLAQAIFQIPFGLLSDRIGRKPLIVGGLLLFVLGSVIAACTDSIWGIILGRALQGSGAIAAAVMALLSDLTREQNRTKAMAFIGISFGVTFAIAMVVGPIVTHALGLHALFWMIAILASLGIVITLLVVPSASHHVLNRESGMVKGSFRKVLANPRLVKLNIGIFCLHVLLMSSFVALPGQFEQAGFPAPEHWKVYLSTMLIAFAGVVPFIIYAEVKRRMKRVFVGCVGMIVIAEIVLWGAEGHFWTLVVGVQLFFFAFNLMEAILPSLISKESPAGYKGTAMGIYSTSQFLGVAVGGSMGGWVFGHFDAQTVFLVGAMVAAAWLFVSMTMQEPPYVSSLRIVLSDAALAVPNLEQRLKAQPGVNSVFIVPEEKSAYIKIDSKVTSRPELEALLGSC; encoded by the coding sequence ATGAACGATAATAAAATGACTCCGGTGGAGCTGCGCGCCACATGGGGCCTCGGTACGGTCTTTTCCCTGCGCATGCTGGGAATGTTTATGGTCCTGCCGGTACTGACCACTTATGGCATGGCATTACAGGGCGCAAGTGAAACCTTAATCGGTCTGGCAATTGGCATCTATGGCCTTGCCCAGGCAATCTTTCAGATTCCTTTTGGTCTGCTCTCCGACCGCATCGGCCGTAAGCCGTTAATTGTCGGCGGACTGTTGTTGTTTGTTCTGGGCAGCGTTATCGCCGCCTGCACCGACTCCATCTGGGGCATTATTCTGGGTCGTGCGCTGCAGGGTTCAGGCGCGATTGCGGCTGCCGTAATGGCCCTGTTATCCGATTTAACCCGTGAGCAGAACCGCACCAAAGCAATGGCGTTTATCGGCATCAGTTTTGGCGTGACCTTCGCGATTGCTATGGTCGTCGGCCCGATTGTTACGCACGCGCTGGGTCTGCATGCGCTGTTCTGGATGATTGCGATTCTGGCGTCGCTGGGTATCGTGATTACCCTGCTTGTGGTGCCGTCCGCTTCACATCATGTCCTGAACCGTGAATCGGGTATGGTGAAAGGCAGCTTCCGCAAAGTATTGGCTAACCCGCGTCTGGTAAAGCTCAATATCGGTATTTTCTGCCTGCATGTTCTGCTGATGTCGAGCTTTGTCGCCTTGCCAGGGCAGTTTGAACAGGCTGGATTCCCGGCCCCTGAGCACTGGAAAGTTTATCTTTCCACTATGCTTATCGCCTTTGCCGGCGTGGTGCCGTTTATTATTTATGCCGAAGTGAAGCGTCGTATGAAGCGCGTGTTTGTCGGCTGCGTCGGGATGATTGTCATTGCTGAGATTGTACTGTGGGGCGCGGAAGGTCATTTCTGGACGCTGGTCGTGGGTGTTCAGCTCTTCTTCTTCGCCTTCAATCTGATGGAAGCCATCCTGCCTTCACTGATCAGTAAAGAGTCCCCTGCAGGTTATAAAGGTACGGCGATGGGGATCTACTCCACCAGCCAGTTCCTGGGTGTGGCCGTTGGTGGCAGTATGGGTGGCTGGGTATTTGGTCATTTCGATGCTCAGACCGTGTTCCTGGTTGGCGCGATGGTGGCTGCGGCCTGGCTGTTTGTCAGCATGACGATGCAGGAGCCGCCTTATGTCAGTAGCCTGCGCATCGTGCTGAGTGATGCGGCTCTGGCTGTGCCAAATCTGGAGCAGCGCCTGAAAGCGCAGCCTGGCGTTAACTCCGTGTTTATCGTGCCGGAAGAGAAAAGCGCGTATATCAAAATTGATAGTAAGGTCACCAGCCGCCCTGAACTGGAAGCGCTGCTGGGGAGTTGCTAG
- a CDS encoding lipoprotein, whose amino-acid sequence MLKKLLFPLLAAFILAGCATSNNTLTIQPKIQLPQQDPGLMGVTVSINGADQRKDQALAKVNRDGQLVTLTPSRDLRFLLQEVLEKQMTARGYMVGPNGAVDLQIVVNNLYADVTQGNVRYSITTKADISIIATAKNGNKQVKNYRQTYSVEGAFNASNQKITNAVNSTMSDVIADMAQDTSVNDFIKQNAR is encoded by the coding sequence ATGTTGAAAAAACTGTTATTCCCACTGTTGGCTGCGTTCATTTTAGCCGGCTGTGCAACCAGCAATAATACCCTGACAATCCAGCCTAAAATTCAGTTGCCACAGCAGGACCCGGGCCTGATGGGCGTAACCGTCAGCATCAACGGTGCCGACCAGCGTAAAGATCAGGCGCTGGCAAAAGTAAACCGTGATGGTCAGCTAGTGACCTTAACACCTTCGCGCGATCTGCGTTTCCTGCTGCAGGAAGTGCTGGAGAAGCAGATGACCGCTCGCGGTTATATGGTTGGTCCTAATGGCGCGGTAGACCTTCAGATTGTGGTTAACAACCTCTATGCTGACGTGACGCAGGGCAATGTGCGCTATAGCATCACCACCAAAGCGGACATCTCGATCATTGCGACCGCAAAAAACGGCAACAAACAGGTTAAAAACTACCGCCAGACTTACAGCGTAGAAGGCGCGTTCAACGCCAGTAACCAGAAGATCACCAACGCGGTTAACTCCACCATGAGCGATGTGATCGCGGATATGGCGCAGGACACCAGCGTCAACGACTTCATCAAGCAAAACGCCCGTTAA
- a CDS encoding cytochrome o ubiquinol oxidase subunit III, which produces MSTETLKHHHDAHAEHGHHDAGANKVFGFWIYLMSDCIIFATLFATYAVMVNNTAGGPAGKDIFELPFVLVETALLLLSSITYGMAVISMNKEQKGAVIGWLALTFLFGLGFIGMEIYEFHHLIAEGFGPDRSGFLSGFFTLVGTHGLHVTSGLIWMLVLMFQVSKRGLNATNRTRIMCLSLFWHFLDVVWICVFTVVYLMGAM; this is translated from the coding sequence ATGTCAACTGAAACTCTTAAACATCACCACGACGCCCATGCGGAGCATGGGCATCACGATGCAGGAGCCAATAAAGTCTTTGGCTTCTGGATCTACCTGATGAGTGACTGCATTATCTTCGCAACCCTGTTTGCGACCTATGCTGTCATGGTCAACAACACTGCCGGTGGCCCGGCAGGTAAAGATATCTTTGAGCTGCCGTTTGTTCTGGTAGAAACCGCCCTGCTGCTGTTGAGTTCGATCACTTACGGCATGGCTGTTATCTCCATGAACAAGGAGCAAAAAGGTGCCGTTATCGGCTGGCTGGCGCTGACCTTCCTGTTCGGTCTGGGCTTCATCGGGATGGAAATCTATGAATTCCATCACCTGATTGCTGAAGGCTTTGGTCCGGATCGCAGTGGCTTCCTGTCTGGCTTCTTTACGCTGGTCGGTACTCACGGTCTGCACGTGACCTCCGGTCTGATCTGGATGCTGGTTCTGATGTTCCAGGTTTCTAAACGTGGCCTGAACGCGACTAACCGCACCCGTATCATGTGTCTGAGCCTGTTCTGGCACTTCCTGGACGTGGTCTGGATTTGCGTCTTCACCGTTGTTTACCTGATGGGAGCCATGTAA
- the tig gene encoding trigger factor: MQVSVETTQGLGRRITITVAADSIESAVKKELVDVARKVRIDGFRKGKVPMNIVAQRYGASVRQDVLGELMTRNFVDAIIKEKINPAGAPNYVPGEYKEGQDFTYAVEFEVYPEVELKGLENIEVEKPVVEVTDADVDTMLDTLRKQQANWIESDAAAGPEDRATIDFNGSVDGEEFEGGKATDFVLAMGQGRMIPGFEEGVVGHKAGETFTIDVKFPDDYHAETLKGKDAKFEIVLKKVETRELPELTEEFIKRFGVEDGSVAGLRTEVRKNMDRELKGAIRNRIKTQAIDGLVEANEIDVPAALVDSEIDVLRRQAAQRFGGNEQQALELPRELFEEQAKRRVVVGLLLGEVIRTHELKADEARVSTMIEEMASAYEDPQEVIEFYSKNNELMNNMRNVALEEQAVEAVLAKAKVTEKETNFQDLMNQTAQA; this comes from the coding sequence ATGCAAGTTTCTGTAGAAACCACTCAGGGCCTGGGCCGTCGCATTACGATTACTGTTGCAGCTGACAGCATCGAAAGTGCAGTAAAAAAAGAACTGGTTGACGTTGCCAGGAAAGTCCGTATCGATGGTTTCCGTAAAGGCAAAGTGCCGATGAACATCGTTGCGCAGCGTTATGGCGCTTCTGTCCGTCAGGACGTGCTGGGCGAGCTGATGACGCGCAACTTCGTTGACGCCATCATCAAAGAAAAAATTAACCCGGCTGGCGCACCAAACTACGTGCCAGGTGAGTACAAAGAAGGTCAGGATTTCACTTACGCGGTTGAATTCGAAGTTTATCCGGAAGTTGAGCTGAAAGGCCTGGAAAACATCGAAGTCGAAAAACCAGTCGTTGAAGTCACTGACGCTGACGTTGATACCATGCTGGACACGCTGCGTAAGCAGCAGGCCAACTGGATCGAAAGCGACGCTGCTGCAGGCCCGGAAGATCGTGCCACTATCGATTTCAACGGTTCTGTTGACGGTGAAGAGTTCGAAGGCGGCAAAGCCACTGATTTCGTTCTGGCCATGGGCCAGGGCCGCATGATCCCAGGCTTTGAAGAAGGCGTTGTGGGTCACAAAGCGGGCGAGACTTTCACTATCGATGTGAAATTCCCGGACGACTACCACGCAGAAACCCTGAAAGGGAAAGATGCGAAGTTCGAGATCGTGCTGAAGAAAGTTGAAACGCGCGAACTGCCAGAGCTGACTGAAGAGTTCATCAAACGTTTCGGCGTTGAAGATGGTTCAGTTGCCGGTCTGCGTACCGAAGTGCGTAAGAACATGGATCGCGAGCTGAAAGGCGCTATCCGTAACCGCATCAAAACGCAGGCGATCGACGGTCTGGTTGAAGCTAACGAAATCGACGTGCCAGCTGCGCTGGTTGACAGCGAAATCGACGTTCTGCGTCGTCAGGCTGCACAGCGTTTCGGTGGCAACGAACAGCAGGCGCTGGAACTGCCACGCGAACTGTTCGAAGAGCAGGCTAAACGCCGTGTTGTTGTCGGTCTGCTGCTGGGCGAAGTGATTCGTACCCATGAGCTGAAAGCTGACGAAGCACGCGTAAGCACCATGATCGAAGAGATGGCTTCTGCGTATGAAGATCCGCAGGAAGTGATCGAGTTCTACAGCAAGAATAACGAGCTGATGAACAATATGCGCAACGTCGCGCTGGAAGAGCAAGCGGTTGAAGCAGTCCTGGCGAAAGCTAAAGTGACTGAGAAAGAGACCAACTTCCAGGATCTGATGAATCAGACCGCTCAGGCCTGA
- the ampG gene encoding muropeptide MFS transporter AmpG: protein MNHYLRLFSQKNAAVLLLLGFASGLPLALTSGTLQAWMTVENVDLKTIGFFSLVGQAYVFKFLWSPMMDRYTPPFLGRRRGWLLLSQLALVGGIFAMGFLQPGRDLTLMAALAVLIAFCSASQDIVFDAWKTDILPPEERGSGAAITVLGYRLAMLISGGLALWLADRYLGWQATYWLMALMMVPGIIATLAASEPDTRISTPHSLRQAVVDPLKDFFQRNNAWLLITLIILYKLGDAFAASLTTTFLIRGVGFNAGDVGLVNKTLGLLATIIGALYGGVLMQRLSLFRALMIFGVLQAVSNFGYWLLAVTDKQLWSMASAVFVENLCGGMGTAAFVALLMTLCNKSFSATQFALLSALSAVGRVYVGPAAGWLVELWGWPTFYAFTVFAGLPGLLLLTFCRHTLNQVEQSGNFLTRSYYPHGYRWTNRLFAAGCGVLALWLVALALNALGLTALAPLLTRLFELGMTLSLLAVLAGVLLDYRALKKTPVLPASDA, encoded by the coding sequence ATGAACCACTACCTTCGCCTCTTCAGCCAGAAAAACGCCGCCGTATTGTTGCTCCTTGGGTTCGCTTCGGGATTGCCGCTGGCACTGACATCGGGCACGTTGCAGGCGTGGATGACGGTGGAAAATGTCGATTTAAAAACCATTGGCTTCTTTTCGCTGGTCGGCCAGGCCTACGTCTTTAAATTTCTCTGGTCACCCATGATGGACCGCTATACGCCGCCGTTTCTGGGCCGCCGCCGCGGCTGGTTGCTGCTCAGTCAGCTGGCGCTGGTGGGGGGGATTTTCGCGATGGGATTTCTGCAACCAGGACGCGATCTGACCCTGATGGCCGCGCTGGCGGTGCTGATCGCTTTCTGCTCCGCCTCTCAGGATATTGTCTTTGATGCCTGGAAAACGGATATCCTGCCACCTGAAGAACGTGGCAGCGGTGCCGCGATTACCGTGCTGGGTTATCGTCTGGCGATGCTGATTTCAGGCGGACTGGCGTTGTGGCTGGCTGACCGCTATCTGGGCTGGCAGGCAACCTACTGGCTGATGGCGCTGATGATGGTGCCGGGTATTATCGCGACGCTTGCGGCCAGCGAGCCCGACACACGCATCTCTACCCCACATTCGCTGCGTCAGGCGGTTGTTGATCCCCTTAAGGATTTTTTCCAGCGTAACAACGCCTGGTTGCTGATTACCCTGATTATTCTTTACAAGCTGGGCGATGCATTCGCCGCCTCGCTGACCACCACCTTTTTGATTCGTGGCGTCGGCTTCAATGCCGGTGACGTCGGCCTGGTCAACAAGACGCTGGGCCTGCTGGCGACGATTATCGGGGCGCTCTATGGCGGTGTTCTGATGCAGCGTCTGAGTCTGTTCCGGGCACTGATGATTTTCGGCGTGCTGCAGGCAGTCTCAAACTTTGGTTACTGGCTGCTGGCGGTGACCGACAAACAATTGTGGAGTATGGCCAGCGCGGTTTTTGTTGAAAACCTGTGCGGCGGCATGGGCACGGCGGCCTTCGTGGCCCTGTTAATGACCCTTTGCAACAAATCCTTCTCTGCAACACAGTTTGCCCTGCTGTCGGCGCTCTCAGCCGTTGGTCGGGTCTATGTTGGCCCGGCTGCGGGCTGGCTGGTTGAACTCTGGGGCTGGCCAACATTTTATGCTTTTACGGTATTTGCGGGACTGCCTGGGCTGCTACTGCTGACTTTTTGTCGACACACACTGAATCAGGTCGAGCAAAGTGGCAATTTCCTCACACGAAGCTACTATCCTCATGGTTATCGCTGGACTAATCGTCTGTTTGCAGCCGGATGCGGCGTACTGGCTCTCTGGCTGGTAGCGCTGGCACTGAACGCACTGGGACTGACTGCGCTGGCACCGCTGCTGACCCGCCTGTTCGAGCTGGGCATGACCCTCTCCTTACTGGCGGTGCTTGCCGGGGTGTTGCTGGACTACCGGGCGCTGAAGAAAACGCCGGTGTTACCTGCATCAGATGCTTAA
- the cyoE gene encoding heme o synthase has protein sequence MFKQYLQVTKPGIIFGNLISVIGGFLLASKGNTDYALFLITLVGVSLVVASGCVFNNVIDRDIDIKMERTRNRVLVKGLISAKVSLVYATVLGIAGFALLYFGANPLAMWLAVMGFVVYVGIYSLYMKRNSVYGTLIGSLSGAAPPVIGYCAVSNQFDAGALILLAIFSLWQMPHSYAIAIFRFKDYQAANIPVLPVVKGISVAKNHITLYILAFMIATLMLTLGGYAGYKYLVVAAAVSVWWLGMALSGYKTADDRVWARKLFVFSIVTITALSVMMSVDSLAPASKDLLTYVW, from the coding sequence ATGTTTAAGCAATACCTGCAAGTTACAAAACCAGGAATTATTTTCGGGAATTTAATTTCTGTGATCGGCGGATTTCTGTTGGCTTCCAAAGGCAACACAGATTACGCCCTGTTTCTCATCACCCTGGTGGGCGTGTCACTGGTGGTTGCATCGGGTTGTGTTTTCAACAACGTGATTGACCGCGACATTGACATCAAGATGGAGAGAACCAGGAATCGGGTGCTGGTAAAAGGCCTCATCTCCGCGAAAGTAAGCCTGGTTTATGCCACTGTGCTGGGTATTGCCGGCTTTGCGTTGCTCTACTTCGGTGCTAATCCGCTGGCCATGTGGCTGGCGGTGATGGGCTTCGTGGTGTACGTGGGTATCTACAGTCTCTACATGAAGCGTAATTCCGTTTACGGAACGCTGATTGGCAGTCTGTCAGGTGCTGCGCCGCCGGTTATCGGCTACTGTGCAGTCTCTAACCAGTTTGATGCTGGTGCGTTAATCCTGCTGGCGATCTTTAGCCTGTGGCAGATGCCGCATTCGTACGCGATTGCTATCTTCCGCTTTAAAGATTATCAGGCAGCGAACATCCCGGTTCTGCCGGTGGTGAAAGGCATTTCCGTGGCTAAGAATCATATTACGCTCTATATTCTGGCGTTTATGATTGCCACGCTGATGCTGACGCTGGGTGGCTACGCGGGTTACAAATATCTGGTTGTGGCTGCTGCGGTCAGCGTCTGGTGGCTGGGCATGGCGTTATCGGGTTACAAAACCGCAGATGACCGTGTCTGGGCACGCAAGCTGTTTGTCTTTTCTATCGTGACCATCACCGCGCTGAGCGTGATGATGTCGGTAGATTCGCTGGCTCCGGCTTCAAAGGACCTGCTGACTTACGTCTGGTAA
- a CDS encoding YajQ family cyclic di-GMP-binding protein — protein MPSFDIVSEVDLQEIRNAVENANREVSTRFDFRNVSAEFELNEKNETIKITSESDFQVKQLVDILREKLLKRGIEGGALEVPEEIEHSGKSWAVDAKLKKGIESDVAKKLVKLIKDSKLKVQTQIQGEALRVTGKARDDLQGAMAIVRGSNLGQPFQFKNFRD, from the coding sequence GCGGTGGAGAATGCCAACCGTGAAGTGTCTACCCGCTTCGATTTCCGCAACGTGAGCGCCGAGTTTGAGCTCAACGAAAAGAATGAAACCATCAAGATCACCAGCGAGTCTGATTTTCAGGTTAAGCAGCTGGTCGATATTTTGCGTGAGAAGTTACTGAAGCGCGGGATTGAAGGCGGCGCCTTAGAGGTGCCCGAAGAGATTGAGCATAGTGGCAAAAGCTGGGCGGTCGATGCCAAACTGAAGAAAGGCATTGAAAGCGACGTCGCGAAGAAGCTGGTGAAGCTGATTAAAGACAGCAAGCTGAAAGTGCAGACCCAGATTCAGGGTGAAGCATTGCGTGTGACCGGCAAAGCACGTGATGATTTGCAGGGCGCGATGGCGATCGTGCGCGGCAGTAATCTGGGCCAGCCGTTCCAGTTTAAAAACTTCCGCGATTAA